In Kangiella koreensis DSM 16069, the DNA window TGCTGCGCACCTTGTCCAAAGCTTACGGGCTTGCAGGCATTCGTTGTGGCTATCTGTTAGGTAATCAATCTTTCATTAAGCGATTTACTGATCGCAAGATGCCATTCAATGTTCCTCAGCCAACATTGGAAATTGCACGTCAGGCATTCTCATCAGAAGCTCAAAATGATGTGGCTGACTTTTGCCAGCAGATTGCTAATAACCGCGACCAGTTAGTGCAATTTTTACGCCAAAGAGGTTTGAATGTATTAGACAGCGAAGCAAATTTCATTCTGATTGTGGATGCTCCGGAACGTCTGCAATTAATAAAAGCAGCCTGTGAACTGAATAATATTCAGATCAAAACCGATTTGGTTGGACTTGATTTACAGGACCAATCGGCTATTCGTATTGCCATTCCTTATGACTTTGAACCTTTACGACAAGCATTATTTTTAGCTCTTAAACCTGAACTGATATGCTTTGATATGGATGGTGTCCTGATTGATACCAGTAAGAGTTATGACGCTGCTATCAAGCAAACTGTAGAGTTCTTTATTGGCACACAACCACAACAACAAGCAATCGACACATTACGTTCACGTGGCGGATTTAATAATGACTGGGTGCTGACTTATGAGTTGATCAAGCAAAACATGGATGACTCTTTGCCAGATTATGAGCAGATAGTTGAACAGTTTCAGACTTTGTATTTAGGCAGCGATAATGATGAAGGCCTGAATCAGCTTGAAGAAGCAATTCTCACTTCTGAATTATGCACACAGATTTTTGTACAGAACAGCAAGCAATTTAAAACCGCGATAGTAACAGGGCGCCCGCGTGCTGAAGCGCAAATTGGCTTAGACCTGTTAGGGATTCGCAATACGTATTTGGTTAGTGATTGTGATGTTATTGAGTCTAAGCCTGCGCCAGAAGGGATCAATCAATGTAAAGCTTATTATGGCGCTACCTATTGTTGGATGCTCGGTGATACACCGGATGATATTCAGGCGGCTAAAGCAGCTGGCGCATTGGCTATTGGCGTTAGTAGCAAAGAAAACGAACAAAATTTATATCAAGCTGGTGCCGATCTGGTAGTGGCGTCGGTAAATGATTTAGAGAGGTTATTATGAGTCAAATAAAGAACCAAAGCTCGATAGTTTCCATTGTCCGCCAGACTAAAGAGACGGCCATTCGCCTGGATCTTAATATCTATGGTCAGCAGAAACTCAAGATCAATACTGGACTGCCATTCTTTGATCACATGCTCATTCAGTTAGCATTACATGCCGGTTGGGATCTGAATCTGGAAGCCAATGGTGATTTAGAAGTTGATGATCACCACTTAATCGAAGATGTGGCGATTTGCTTAGGGCAGGCTCTGCAGCAAGCATGGCGCGAACAAGAGTCGATCACCCGCTATGGACAACGACTGTTACCGATGGACGCCAGTTTGATCATGGTGGCGGTGGATGTGTGTGGACGTGGTTATGGCATCACGGATTTGCCTTTTACTCGTGAAATGATTGGCAATATTGCTACCGAAATGTGGAAACATTTTTTCTACACTTTTGCGATTAACGCACAAATTAGTCTGCACATTAAAGTGGAATATTTTGATAACAATCACCACTTAATTGAAGCCAGTTTCAAAGGGCTTGCTTTTGCGTTACGTGAAGCTTTGATTGCCAAAGAAGGTGCGAACAGTTCCAAGGGCAGTTTATGAGTGATTCAGTGATTAAAGAAGCCTCTAAAACAGTGGGTGTGATAAATACTGGAGCGGGCAACTTATATAGCTTAAATGGCTGCTTACGTCGTATGGGTTTTTATCCAGTCACTATCAATCAACCAAGCGATCTGGAGCGCTACGACATTTCGGCTTTGGTGATTCCTGGTCAGGGGCGATTTGGAACTGTGATGACTAACCTGAAAGCCTGCGCTCTAGATGAGGTGATTACGAACTGGTATCGCGATAACAAAAAACTGGTCGGCATCTGTGTCGGCTTGCAGATTATGTTTGAAGAGTCAGAAGAGGATCCTGGTATGGCTGGACTCGGGTTATTGCAGGGTAAAGTGACTAAGTTACAAAGCCCGAAACAACCAATGGTTGGTTGGGCTGATGTTCAATCGAGTGAAGATTGGCTCAACAATCAGACACTTTATTTCGTCAATAGCTATGGTGTTAGTGACAGTGATAAGTCGATTGCCACGGTAACTTATGGGCAAACGTTTGTTGCTGCTGTTGCCAGTAATAACATGATTGCATTTCAATGCCACCCTGAAAAATCCGGTGCAGCTGGTGAAGAGGTATTAAAGCAATGTCTGAGTTAATGAACAGCCCTCAATTAACCAAAAAAATGGAGCAGGGCCTTAAGTCGCGAGTAATTGTTTGTCTTGATGTGGCACACGGACGGGTGGTTAAAGGAGTTAATTTTAAAGGTCTGCAAGATATGGGCGATCCGGTTGAACTGGCTATCCGATATCAGGAGCAGGGCGCGGATGAGATTATTTTCCTCGATATTAAAGCAACTCTTGAACAGCGTGCTAATGCTTTAGAAGTTGTAACTCGAGTGGCAGAAAATCTATCGATTCCTTTTACGGTCGGCGGCGGACTGAATACTTACGCTGATGTGGCGCAGTTCTTGAATGCCGGTGCTGACAAAGTAGCGCTCAATAGTGCTGCAGTTAAGCACCCGGACTTGGTTGATGAAATTGCTAAAGGATTTGGTTCGCAATGTGTAGTGGTGGCGGTCGACTTAAATCAAGAGCAGGATCAGAAGACTCAAGGTTCAAGTGAGTATGAGGTCTATATCAATGGTGGTCATACCCTAACCGATCTGAATGCCATGCAATGGCTTACAGAAATAGAACAGCGTGGCGCGGGAGAAATTCTATTAACGGCTATGCACCGTGACGGAACTGGATTTGGTTTTGATAATGAACTGATGAGCCAGGTTAGTAAGAAGCTCGGTATTCAGGTTATTGCATCGGGCGGGGCCTCAAAGCCAGCACATTTTACTGACACATTTTTGGCTGGCAGCGATGCTGCATTAGCTGCGGGGATGTTCCATCGCGGTGAGTTCACTGTTGGTCAGGTTAAACAAGAATTGCTCAATAACGGCGTTGCCGTTCGTATTGAAAAGCTAAAATATTGAAGGATAAAAGTTATGTTGATTCCAAGTATTGATTTGTTAGATGGCAAAGCTGTGCAGTTACAGCAGGGGGATGCCAGCCGGAAAATTGTTGAGAAAGATAATCTGTTTGAACTGCTGGAAGAGTTTTCTTTGTTTGGTGAAGTGGCAATTATTGATCTGAATGCAGCTCTAGGTAAAGGCGATAATAAAGCGTTAATTAAGCAGCTGATTAAGAAGTTTTCCTGTCGTGTAGGTGGTGGAATCCGTAACTATGAAACTGCTCGCGAATATCTGTCCAGCGGTGCTAAAAAAATTATTTTGGGCACAAGCTGTCGCGAAGACTTTGTCAAAAAGCTCCCTCGTTCTCAATTGATATTCGCGATTGATGCTAAAGGAGATGATTGGGTCACGCACGGTTGGCAGTCTTCTTCTGACAATAAAGTGGCCGCCATGATTGATGAACTGCAGGACAACTGCTCAGAGTTTCTTTATACCCAGGTGGAGAAAGAAGGCATGATGCAGGGCATTGATCGTGAGCGTATTGAGCAGGTCATCAAACAATCAAAGATTCAAGTTACCGTTGCTGGTGGGATCACTGATCTGGATGACATCAAATTCATCAACAAACTGGGTGCGAACAGCCAGTTAGGCATGTCAATTTACACGGGTAAGCTAAAACTGGATGAGGCTGTGATGGCCTGTCTTGATTTTGATAAGGCGCCATTGATTCCAACCATTGTCCAGGACGTGGATACCGGCAGTGTGCTGATGCTGGCTTACTCAACACCAGAGTCATTACAGGCTGCCATGACGCAGAAGAAAGGAATTTATTTCAGCCGTTCGCGCAACGAGTTGTGGGAGAAAGGTTTAACCAGCGGCAATCAACAGCAGTTGATTAATATTGACTATGATTGTGATGGTGACACTTTGGTATTTAAAGTGAAGCAGAAGGGCAATGCCTGCCACTTTGATCGTTACAGCTGCTTTGCTGGCCAATCGGCCAATTTTGATCTGGATGTTTTGGATCGCGTTTTTGAGCAGCGAATGCAAAGTCAGGAAGTGACAAGTTTTAGTCAGAAACTTTTGGCTAGCGATGATTTGCAGCAGGAAAAATTACGCGAAGAGTGCGAAGAGTTAATTGAAGCGGATGATCAAGATGAGGTGCGTTGGGAAGCGGCTGATTTGATCTTCTTTGCCTTGGCACGAGCAAAGTCGAAGGGTGTGGCAGCCAGTGATATCATCAACGAATTAGGAGCGCGAAATGGCGGATAAATCTTACATAGAGTGCGCTTCTAACTGGAAGCGTCCTAATCTCACACAATCGCCTGAATTATTTCAACAGGTAGCTAAGCTATTAAAGGAAATTGAGACTGGTGGTGATCTAGCCATTGATAACCTCAGCAAGCGATTCGATGGCTTTCAACCGCGTAAAATCGAGTTGCGGCCTTATCGTGACTATGAGCTAGAGCCGCAATTATTAAACTCGATTGAACAGGCTGCTCAACGTATTGAAGCTTTTTGTCAGTTACAGAAAGGTTCTTTGCAACCGCAGCAGATTGAAGAAGCAAGCGGCGTGTTTGGCTTTCAGTATAGCCCGATAGAAGCGATTGGCGCCTATATTCCAGGTGGACGCTTTCCACTGATTTCAACCGCACTAATGACCTTGATTCCAGCGCGCGTTGCAGGTTGTCAGCGTCGAGTCGCTTGTTCCCCATCGGTACACCCAGCAATTTTAGCGGCAGCTTCGTTGGCGGGAGCGACAGAGTTCTGGCAAATTGGTGGTGCTCAGGCCGTCGCAGCAATGGCCTATGGTTATCAGACCATGTTGCCGGTACAGATGGTGGTGGGGCCGGGCAATCAATATGTGAACGTGGCAAAGCAATTATTGCAAAGCCGTATCAAAATTGATGTGGCTGCGGGACCAAGCGAGCTGCTCATTCTTGCTGATTCTAATGCTAACCAGGAATGGCTCATTGCAGACATGGCAGCGCAGGCTGAGCATGATCCGCAAGCGCAAAGTGTATTGGTTAGTGACGATATAGCTTTTCTGCAATCCATTGGGCAGCAGCTTACTGCTAATGATGAGCTCAATAATTTACTCAAAGGCGAGCAGATAGTTTTGTTGCAAGCGAATGATTGTGAGGCCATGATCCGGTTCAGCAATCGCTATGCGCCAGAACACCTGTTGCTGGCTGATGAGCGAATAGCGTCGCAAAGCCTGAAGCATTATGGCTCGCTCTTTATTGGACAGAATAGCGCAGTAGCTTTCGGGGATTATTGTGCCGGTCCAAACCACACATTACCTACTATGGGTAGCGCGAATCGTTCCAGCGGCTTATGCGTGCAAAGCTTTATGAATATCCAGTCCTATCAGCAGATTAACGATCAAGGTCGTATCCAATTGGCGGAGATTGGCCGACCGCTGGCTGAAGCTGAGCAATTGGTTTGGCATGAACGCAGTATGCAGGTAAGATCCTAACAACGAGTCTTTTCTTTAAGCGCGATTGTTGGGATGGTTATGTTTCGAATTGGTCATGGTTATGACGTTCATAAATTTGGTGGCGATAGCCCATTAATTTTGGGCGGTGTTGAATTTCCGGGTGAGCAGGGTTTGCTTGCTCATTCGGATGGCGATGTGGTGTTGCATGCTATCTGTGATGCGCTGTTAGGAGCTATTGCTAAAGGTGACATTGGTCATCACTTTCCCGATACCGATGAGACATTCGCTGGCGCCGATAGTCGTGGTTTGCTAGTGGCTGTGATGCAACAAGTTGAGGAAGAAGGTTATGAGCTTGGCAACCTTGATGTCACCATTGTGGCACAGGCCCCCAAAATGGCCGCTAAGATTCCTGACATGCGTAAGGTCATTGCGGATATTTGCAAGGTTGAGTTAAACCAGGTGAATGTTAAAGCCACCACTACCGAGCAACTGGGTTTCATCGGGCGCAAAGAAGGCATCGCTGTGCACTCGGTCTGTTTGCTGCAATCTTACAAGAGCGTAGCCTAAGGTGGAGATCCAAGTTCAGGATTGGCCAAGAGCCTTTGGCGCACCATTAGCCACAGCTACTTTTCGCCAGCAATTAAGTGACTTCTGCGTTGATGAAGATTTACGTTTCGAAGCTTCTGGTGAAGGTGCGCATCATTTGCTACTCATCGAAAAGCGGAATATCAATACTGACATTGTGTGTCATAAATTGCAGCGCTTCGCTGAAGTGAATCCAACCGATGTTGGTTATGCGGGAAAGAAAGATCGCTTTGCCATCGCCAAGCAATGGTTTAGCGTGCAGTTGCCATTGCTTAAAGAAATTGACTGGTCAGAATTTAATGATGATGAAGTAACGGTTCTGAAAGCGACACGCCATGATAAGAAATTACGTATTGGTGCAGTTAAGCAAAATCATTTCAAGATTAGGTTACGCGACCTGACTTTTTCAGCAGGGTTTGACAAAGATACTCTCGAACAACGACTGGCACAGATTCAGGAGCACGGTTTCCCCAATTACTTTGGTGAACAACGATTTGGTCATAATGGCGACAATTTAACTCGCGGCGCTGACTTGTTGCTGGTTAATAAACGTCTCAAAAACCGTAATTTACAGGGAATGCTATTTTCTGCTGTGCGCTCCTTTTTCTTTAATCAGGTTTTGGCTAAGCGTATTGAAGCAGGGAACTTCACAGAACTGCTGGATGGGGACTATGTGCAGCTTGATGGCTCCGAAAGTGGTTTCACAGTTCAGGAGATGGCGCAGGAGTTGCCACGCTTTGCAGCCAATGATATTCATCCTACCGCACCCATGCCAGGGCGCGGCCGCTCGCAGCTGTTAGCTGAAGCCGCTGAGTTTGAAACAACAGTTCTTGAGCCTTATCATGAGCTGATTGCTGCTTTGGAGCGCAAAGGCCTCAATGGCGAACGACGTGCCATTCGCGTATTCCCGCAAAATGTCATCTTGCAATGGCACAATGACAATACTCTGGAGCTGGCTTTCAGTCTGCCTAAAGGAGCCTTTGCCACCAGCTTGTTACGTGAATTGTTCGAGCTTAAAACAAACCATAAACCACAATAAAGAAACGTAAGAAAATGATCCTATGAAAATATTGTTAAGTAATGACGACGGCTTTTTTGCGCCAGGAATTAACGCCTTATATGACCATTTGCAACGCATTGCGCAGGTGACGGTGGTTGCACCTGACCGCAATCGAAGCGGTGCCAGCAATTCATTAACTTTGGAACATCCGATTCGCGCCTGGCAAACGGAGCGCGGATTTTTTGCCGTCACTGGTACGCCAACCGACTGTGTTCACCTAGGTACCCACCATTTAATGGGCGCTGCGCCTGATATGGTGGTGGCTGGCATTAATACTGGGGCTAACCTGGGTGATGACACGCTCTATTCCGGTACGGTTGCTGCTGCGATGGAAGGGCGTGCACTGGGTTATACCGCAGTGGCGGTGTCTTTAGTCGGGCACAATTGCCAGCATTATGATACAGCAGCTCGTGTCGCAACTGAGATTATCGAAGGGCTGCTTGAACACCCTTTGGGCAAAGATCGGGTCTTGAATATCAATGTTCCTGATCTTCCTTATGAAGAATTAAAGGGAATTAAGTTAACGCGCTTGGGAAATCGCCACCGTGCTGATACTATTATTCCCGATACAGATCCAAAAGGGCGCCAGGTTTATTGGTTGGGGCCTTTACCGAGCGGGCAAGATATTGGGGAAGGAACGGACTTTCATGCGGTTGAGCAGGGTTACGTTTCAATAACGCCAGTCAACGTGGATCTGACTGCGTATAACAGCTTTGATGAAGTGGAAGATTTTTTGGAGGCCTTTGATTCTCCTTTTACCACTAACAAATAATCAACTAAAAGCTGGCGCAGTACTATAACAACTTTAGCTGAAACAACTTTAGCTATAACTACTTTAGTAATAACAACAATACAGAACAGACAGACAACTATGAACGCAACTCATTTTTCTGGTATTGGCATGACTTCAGCGAGAACGCGTGGCCGTTTGGTTCAGCGCTTGATTGCCGAAGGTATTACCAATCAGCAGGTTTTGAAAGCAGTAGAAGACACGCCCCGTCATGTGTTTATTGATGAGGGTTTATCCCACCGCGCCTATGAAGACACTGCTTTGCCTATTGGCATGGGGCAGACCATCTCGCAACCTTATATTGTCGCCCGTATGACTCAGGCTTTGCTTGAATCAGGCTCGATGAATAAGGTACTAGAGATTGGAACAGGTTGCGGTTATCAAACAGCCATTTTGTCCAAGCTCTGCAAAACGGTATTTACTGTCGAGCGTATTCGAGCTTTGCACATGCAAGCTCGTAAGACGTTAGGGCAGCTGAATATTCATAATGTTCAATATCTCTTCGCGGATGGCTTTAATGGCTGGCAACAGAACGCGCCATTTGATGCGATTATCGTCACCGCTGCTCCGCCTTCAATTCCTGAAAAACTGATGGCGCAACTAGCTAATGGCGGGCGTATGGTTATCCCCGTTGGGCAAACCGAAACAGCTCAAGAGTTGATTCTGGTGGAGCGCCAGGGTGATGAGTTCAAAAAAACCGTTATTGAGAAAGTAAAATTCGTACCTTTAGTTAGTGGCGTTGCGCGATGAATATTTTTACCAAGATGTACGACGCTTGCATGCGTTGGGCTCGTCATAAGTACGCGGTTTATATTTTAGGCTTTATCAGTTTCATCGAATCCATCTTTTTCCCCATTCCAACTGCCGCCATGTTGGCACCAATGGCATTATCGACTCCGCACCGAGCTTTGAGATTAGCTGGCCTTGCGACAGTGACCTCTGTTTTAGGCGGTATCGTCGGTTATCTGGTCGGCGCTTTTGCCTTCGAATCCTGGGTGTTGCCAGCGATTGAACAGTTTGGCTACTTAGAGACCTACGAAAGAGCGGTGGTCTGGTTTGCTGATTTTGGCGTCTGGGTAGTACTGATTGCGGGCTTCTCTCCTGTTCCCTATAAAATATTCACATTAACCGCCGGCGCGCTGAGCATGGCCTTTTTGCCATTTGTGTTAGCCTCAATCGTAGCTCGTGCCGCACAATTTTATCTAATTGGCGGATTAGTGAAGTGGGGCGGGGAACCAATGCGGCATAAGTTGCGTCAATATGTAGACTGGATTGGCTGGGGCTTCTTAATCCTTGCGGTCACCGCTTATATTATTTATAAATACGTGTAAGCTAGCAAAATCAATAACTCATTGTAAAACAAGGATTTTTAACTAAGGCATGCGACAGGAAACTAAAGACATACTCAAGCGCTCGGCCATCCGCTCACTCTGGATCGTCGCTATCGTGCTAGTGGTCTTTTGGCTGCAGGGCTGCGGTAACGAGCGGTTAGCTCCTGTCGAAGAACGCGAAGCTAACAACTATAAAGCACAGTTGCACAGCTTCTACCCGCCTTCCGAAGTCGATAACAGCCAGCAGTTCTATCATGTGCGTCCTGGAGACACTCTATACTCCATCGCATTCCGTTATGGGCTTGACTACAACATTCTTGCCCAAGCCAATGATATCGACAGTAATTACACCATTCATGCCGGACAGCGTATCAATTTACAGAGAGCTCGAGATATTACTCCGGCAGACGAATATGAAGTTGCAGGTACTGAACCCCCTGGTGCGCAGCAATCCACTGATGCTTCTCGTCGTACCCCTGTCAGCGTTGCCAGAAGACCTGTGACTGAAGTTCCCAGAACGCCGGCCGCTAATCAAACCCAGCCAGGCACTCAAGCAAACACTCAGCCAGCGCAACCAGTGACGCGGCAAGAACCTAAAAAAGAACCCAAGAAGGAACCGACAGGCACTTCAAATACTACCGGTGGTAGCAAGGAGCCAATCGCCTACACACCTAATTCACCGGTCAAATACTGGATGTGGCCAACTATGGGCCAAATTCTTCAAGGCTTCTCTGGCGCCAGCAAAAGCTCCAAAGGGATTGATATTGCCGGAAACTTAGGCGACCCGGTGCGAGCCTCCGCCGCCGGAAGAGTAGTGTATGCTGGCCGTGGCCTGCGAGGTTATGGAAACCTGGTCATCATTAAACACAACAACGACTTCATCAGCGCTTACGCACACAATCGCATTTTGTTGGTCAAGGAAAACGAAATCATCAAAGCTGGCCAGAAAATTGCCGAAGTCGGCAACACCGACAGTGATGTTCCCAAACTGCACTTTGAAATCCGTTTCAAAGGCAAACCCGTCGATCCCATGCGTTATTTACCGAAGCGGTAGTTGTGACTTTGAAATATGCTCAGTGCCCAAGCTGTAATGAAGAGTTTACTCTGTTAGGCTTCTTGTGGGGATTATTTTGGGGCGAATTAAGCTGTTCAAATTGCAAGTCAATATATGCCTTAAAGGGAAAAGTGTTTACTTATTTCATGCTGATTGCTGAGTTTCTTATTTTGCCAATGGGACTTATAGCCATATTCCTTTTTGACCACTCTTATGTCTGGATTTATTTAGTATTTTTATTTTTATTCATTAGTATCGTTATCAATTATGTGGCTTTCAAAACTGAGAAATATGAGGCGTTTAAGAAGGATTCCTGACAAATCGTAGGGTGCGTCGAGACGCAGATCCTGCCCTAGGTGTACCGCTTTTATTTAATCACCTTAATCGCTAGCGCATGAATATCAGTTTCCATCA includes these proteins:
- a CDS encoding YqaA family protein — translated: MNIFTKMYDACMRWARHKYAVYILGFISFIESIFFPIPTAAMLAPMALSTPHRALRLAGLATVTSVLGGIVGYLVGAFAFESWVLPAIEQFGYLETYERAVVWFADFGVWVVLIAGFSPVPYKIFTLTAGALSMAFLPFVLASIVARAAQFYLIGGLVKWGGEPMRHKLRQYVDWIGWGFLILAVTAYIIYKYV
- a CDS encoding protein-L-isoaspartate(D-aspartate) O-methyltransferase, whose amino-acid sequence is MNATHFSGIGMTSARTRGRLVQRLIAEGITNQQVLKAVEDTPRHVFIDEGLSHRAYEDTALPIGMGQTISQPYIVARMTQALLESGSMNKVLEIGTGCGYQTAILSKLCKTVFTVERIRALHMQARKTLGQLNIHNVQYLFADGFNGWQQNAPFDAIIVTAAPPSIPEKLMAQLANGGRMVIPVGQTETAQELILVERQGDEFKKTVIEKVKFVPLVSGVAR
- the surE gene encoding 5'/3'-nucleotidase SurE is translated as MKILLSNDDGFFAPGINALYDHLQRIAQVTVVAPDRNRSGASNSLTLEHPIRAWQTERGFFAVTGTPTDCVHLGTHHLMGAAPDMVVAGINTGANLGDDTLYSGTVAAAMEGRALGYTAVAVSLVGHNCQHYDTAARVATEIIEGLLEHPLGKDRVLNINVPDLPYEELKGIKLTRLGNRHRADTIIPDTDPKGRQVYWLGPLPSGQDIGEGTDFHAVEQGYVSITPVNVDLTAYNSFDEVEDFLEAFDSPFTTNK
- the hisH gene encoding imidazole glycerol phosphate synthase subunit HisH; amino-acid sequence: MSDSVIKEASKTVGVINTGAGNLYSLNGCLRRMGFYPVTINQPSDLERYDISALVIPGQGRFGTVMTNLKACALDEVITNWYRDNKKLVGICVGLQIMFEESEEDPGMAGLGLLQGKVTKLQSPKQPMVGWADVQSSEDWLNNQTLYFVNSYGVSDSDKSIATVTYGQTFVAAVASNNMIAFQCHPEKSGAAGEEVLKQCLS
- a CDS encoding aminotransferase class I/II-fold pyridoxal phosphate-dependent enzyme; amino-acid sequence: MNMKEIKTEPLKLDFNERADRFPSWLDMSKLSPQNYWRYPDQTELKLEMSNQLGLQPEQVMVSNGGDEAIELMFKVACLEQKELIIPMPAFSQYLSGIKIWNSKAQLIPAQENQSIDLEASLNALTDKSILVLTSPNNPTGETLSLDVIRDVCKRAKKKGAEVFLDQAYIEFTGQAEESLSLLEEFDNLIVLRTLSKAYGLAGIRCGYLLGNQSFIKRFTDRKMPFNVPQPTLEIARQAFSSEAQNDVADFCQQIANNRDQLVQFLRQRGLNVLDSEANFILIVDAPERLQLIKAACELNNIQIKTDLVGLDLQDQSAIRIAIPYDFEPLRQALFLALKPELICFDMDGVLIDTSKSYDAAIKQTVEFFIGTQPQQQAIDTLRSRGGFNNDWVLTYELIKQNMDDSLPDYEQIVEQFQTLYLGSDNDEGLNQLEEAILTSELCTQIFVQNSKQFKTAIVTGRPRAEAQIGLDLLGIRNTYLVSDCDVIESKPAPEGINQCKAYYGATYCWMLGDTPDDIQAAKAAGALAIGVSSKENEQNLYQAGADLVVASVNDLERLL
- the hisI gene encoding phosphoribosyl-AMP cyclohydrolase, with translation MLIPSIDLLDGKAVQLQQGDASRKIVEKDNLFELLEEFSLFGEVAIIDLNAALGKGDNKALIKQLIKKFSCRVGGGIRNYETAREYLSSGAKKIILGTSCREDFVKKLPRSQLIFAIDAKGDDWVTHGWQSSSDNKVAAMIDELQDNCSEFLYTQVEKEGMMQGIDRERIEQVIKQSKIQVTVAGGITDLDDIKFINKLGANSQLGMSIYTGKLKLDEAVMACLDFDKAPLIPTIVQDVDTGSVLMLAYSTPESLQAAMTQKKGIYFSRSRNELWEKGLTSGNQQQLINIDYDCDGDTLVFKVKQKGNACHFDRYSCFAGQSANFDLDVLDRVFEQRMQSQEVTSFSQKLLASDDLQQEKLREECEELIEADDQDEVRWEAADLIFFALARAKSKGVAASDIINELGARNGG
- the ispF gene encoding 2-C-methyl-D-erythritol 2,4-cyclodiphosphate synthase encodes the protein MFRIGHGYDVHKFGGDSPLILGGVEFPGEQGLLAHSDGDVVLHAICDALLGAIAKGDIGHHFPDTDETFAGADSRGLLVAVMQQVEEEGYELGNLDVTIVAQAPKMAAKIPDMRKVIADICKVELNQVNVKATTTEQLGFIGRKEGIAVHSVCLLQSYKSVA
- the hisF gene encoding imidazole glycerol phosphate synthase subunit HisF; the protein is MSELMNSPQLTKKMEQGLKSRVIVCLDVAHGRVVKGVNFKGLQDMGDPVELAIRYQEQGADEIIFLDIKATLEQRANALEVVTRVAENLSIPFTVGGGLNTYADVAQFLNAGADKVALNSAAVKHPDLVDEIAKGFGSQCVVVAVDLNQEQDQKTQGSSEYEVYINGGHTLTDLNAMQWLTEIEQRGAGEILLTAMHRDGTGFGFDNELMSQVSKKLGIQVIASGGASKPAHFTDTFLAGSDAALAAGMFHRGEFTVGQVKQELLNNGVAVRIEKLKY
- the truD gene encoding tRNA pseudouridine(13) synthase TruD, with translation MEIQVQDWPRAFGAPLATATFRQQLSDFCVDEDLRFEASGEGAHHLLLIEKRNINTDIVCHKLQRFAEVNPTDVGYAGKKDRFAIAKQWFSVQLPLLKEIDWSEFNDDEVTVLKATRHDKKLRIGAVKQNHFKIRLRDLTFSAGFDKDTLEQRLAQIQEHGFPNYFGEQRFGHNGDNLTRGADLLLVNKRLKNRNLQGMLFSAVRSFFFNQVLAKRIEAGNFTELLDGDYVQLDGSESGFTVQEMAQELPRFAANDIHPTAPMPGRGRSQLLAEAAEFETTVLEPYHELIAALERKGLNGERRAIRVFPQNVILQWHNDNTLELAFSLPKGAFATSLLRELFELKTNHKPQ
- the hisD gene encoding histidinol dehydrogenase; translated protein: MADKSYIECASNWKRPNLTQSPELFQQVAKLLKEIETGGDLAIDNLSKRFDGFQPRKIELRPYRDYELEPQLLNSIEQAAQRIEAFCQLQKGSLQPQQIEEASGVFGFQYSPIEAIGAYIPGGRFPLISTALMTLIPARVAGCQRRVACSPSVHPAILAAASLAGATEFWQIGGAQAVAAMAYGYQTMLPVQMVVGPGNQYVNVAKQLLQSRIKIDVAAGPSELLILADSNANQEWLIADMAAQAEHDPQAQSVLVSDDIAFLQSIGQQLTANDELNNLLKGEQIVLLQANDCEAMIRFSNRYAPEHLLLADERIASQSLKHYGSLFIGQNSAVAFGDYCAGPNHTLPTMGSANRSSGLCVQSFMNIQSYQQINDQGRIQLAEIGRPLAEAEQLVWHERSMQVRS
- the hisB gene encoding imidazoleglycerol-phosphate dehydratase HisB; this translates as MSQIKNQSSIVSIVRQTKETAIRLDLNIYGQQKLKINTGLPFFDHMLIQLALHAGWDLNLEANGDLEVDDHHLIEDVAICLGQALQQAWREQESITRYGQRLLPMDASLIMVAVDVCGRGYGITDLPFTREMIGNIATEMWKHFFYTFAINAQISLHIKVEYFDNNHHLIEASFKGLAFALREALIAKEGANSSKGSL
- a CDS encoding peptidoglycan DD-metalloendopeptidase family protein produces the protein MRQETKDILKRSAIRSLWIVAIVLVVFWLQGCGNERLAPVEEREANNYKAQLHSFYPPSEVDNSQQFYHVRPGDTLYSIAFRYGLDYNILAQANDIDSNYTIHAGQRINLQRARDITPADEYEVAGTEPPGAQQSTDASRRTPVSVARRPVTEVPRTPAANQTQPGTQANTQPAQPVTRQEPKKEPKKEPTGTSNTTGGSKEPIAYTPNSPVKYWMWPTMGQILQGFSGASKSSKGIDIAGNLGDPVRASAAGRVVYAGRGLRGYGNLVIIKHNNDFISAYAHNRILLVKENEIIKAGQKIAEVGNTDSDVPKLHFEIRFKGKPVDPMRYLPKR